A single region of the Pontimicrobium sp. SW4 genome encodes:
- a CDS encoding peptidylprolyl isomerase: MKNSQPKLFKIVFILFLVSFYANSQNNIQCKIETSLGDIIVELYPEKAPITVSNFMKYVDNNLYENSTFFRVCTPENEAKRDIKIQVIQGGFIDNSKSFDPIVLETTNDTKLLHKNGTISMARSSANTATSSFFICINDQPELDFAGKRHSDDLGFAAFGKVTKGMDIVLKIQSGDNKNQQLLNPIEIKNIYRITKN; this comes from the coding sequence ATGAAAAATAGCCAACCAAAACTCTTTAAAATAGTATTTATACTTTTTTTGGTTTCATTCTATGCCAACTCACAAAATAACATTCAATGTAAAATAGAAACATCTTTAGGTGATATAATAGTAGAACTCTATCCTGAAAAAGCTCCAATTACAGTCTCTAATTTCATGAAGTATGTTGACAATAATCTTTATGAAAATTCTACATTTTTCAGAGTCTGTACACCAGAAAATGAAGCAAAAAGAGATATTAAAATTCAAGTCATTCAAGGAGGTTTTATTGACAACTCTAAATCTTTCGATCCAATAGTTTTAGAAACTACTAACGACACAAAACTTCTTCACAAAAACGGAACCATATCTATGGCAAGATCTAGTGCAAATACAGCAACGAGTAGCTTTTTTATTTGCATCAACGATCAACCAGAATTAGATTTTGCTGGTAAACGCCATAGCGATGACTTAGGGTTTGCAGCTTTTGGCAAAGTAACAAAAGGTATGGATATCGTTTTAAAAATTCAATCTGGCGACAATAAGAATCAACAGCTACTAAACCCAATTGAAATCAAAAATATTTATAGAATCACAAAAAATTAA
- a CDS encoding prolyl oligopeptidase family serine peptidase, with the protein MKKRYTTSILLICLLCFVSNAQTDAKKDPTRWTPEDIINTESMGSVSFSPNSNMIVWTKRKGVKEKDRFVSDLYLTRLDIKKDGKFRTFQLTNNVENDYSPIFSKDGETIYFLSSRDKGNKLWKMSIYGGEPSKVKEFENGISGLQWMDNNTLIFQSHDGKTLYEQELSEKKDNVIVVEDSMHWRPNHVYSFNLKNKSTKRLTNNKKPLSGYQISKDGKWLYYGMQLSRSYASDSDQDPDSYIKNLETGKVTQIKTNLGFPMGSIAFTDDNKGFYFRATYASDPQWNGSGIGLLYYYNLANHTFKKVDLKWEMGLARGYQVVGNNLIASLANKTTIRLAYYKNNGNTWSKSKIDFGDKNDHVSIMAVSEDGSKIAYNYSTASKLPSFHVANLNDNKISNEQTLITLNKNLSKKTITKSEVMTWKGYKGEETTGILYYPENYEEGKSYPLMLSIHGGPAAADLDLWSERWSTYPNLLSQKGMFILKPNYHGSGNHGLSYVESIKGNYYEPEMEDITKAIDILVNKGMVDRNQLGTMGWSNGAIITTMLTVRYPNMFKVAAPGAGDVNWTSDFGTCSFGVSFDRQYFGGNPWDDVNGKFYNENYIIKSPLFEIEKIKTPTIIFHGSEDRAVPRDQGWEYFRGLQQSGNTPVRFLWFPGQPHGLGKITHQLRKMKEEIQWIDTYLFNKPSTENEAFKASSPLAELLKIQKAKSVDGLFGEIKNGILIPETLLIKKDSTSIGRFEVTNAQFKAFKPSFSYEAGIDNYPAEVSMQDAKDYVKWLSSKTGETYRLPNANEAKNLHKQAHKIGAKELTLNYWAGYSITKAEVPMLNEKLKELNTILYKKVGKKKSTKIGEAEVYDLGGNIAEYYDGGVYGYSAYDFYDANDDSMINSKHVGIRVIKD; encoded by the coding sequence ATGAAAAAACGATATACCACTTCAATTCTATTAATTTGTCTATTATGTTTTGTATCGAATGCACAAACAGATGCAAAGAAAGATCCAACCAGATGGACTCCTGAAGATATTATAAATACAGAATCTATGGGCTCTGTGTCATTTTCACCAAACAGTAACATGATCGTTTGGACGAAAAGAAAAGGCGTTAAAGAAAAAGACCGTTTTGTTTCAGATTTATATCTAACGCGATTAGATATAAAAAAAGATGGGAAGTTTCGAACTTTTCAACTTACCAATAACGTAGAGAATGATTATAGTCCAATCTTTTCAAAAGACGGTGAAACCATTTACTTCTTATCGTCTCGTGATAAAGGGAACAAACTTTGGAAAATGAGTATTTATGGAGGAGAACCTTCCAAGGTTAAAGAATTTGAAAACGGAATATCTGGATTGCAATGGATGGACAATAATACCTTGATTTTTCAATCTCATGATGGAAAAACGCTATACGAACAGGAACTTTCAGAAAAGAAAGATAATGTTATAGTCGTTGAAGATTCGATGCACTGGCGTCCTAATCATGTGTATTCATTCAATTTAAAAAACAAGTCTACAAAGCGTTTAACTAATAATAAAAAACCTTTGAGTGGCTATCAAATATCAAAAGATGGAAAATGGCTCTATTATGGTATGCAACTAAGTCGTAGTTACGCAAGTGATTCTGATCAAGATCCAGATTCATATATTAAAAACTTAGAAACTGGAAAAGTCACTCAAATTAAAACCAATTTAGGTTTTCCAATGGGTAGTATAGCATTTACTGATGATAATAAAGGGTTTTATTTTAGAGCTACTTACGCCTCCGATCCACAATGGAATGGCTCAGGTATAGGCTTACTATATTATTATAATTTAGCAAATCATACATTTAAAAAAGTAGATTTAAAATGGGAAATGGGTTTAGCAAGAGGCTATCAAGTCGTTGGAAACAATCTTATCGCTTCATTAGCCAATAAAACTACAATAAGATTAGCTTACTATAAAAACAATGGTAATACATGGAGTAAATCTAAGATTGATTTTGGTGACAAAAATGACCACGTGTCTATTATGGCTGTTTCAGAAGATGGATCTAAAATAGCTTACAATTACTCTACTGCATCAAAGTTACCAAGCTTCCATGTGGCAAATTTAAACGACAATAAAATATCAAATGAACAAACGCTAATAACGTTAAACAAAAATTTAAGCAAAAAAACCATTACAAAAAGTGAAGTAATGACTTGGAAAGGTTATAAAGGAGAAGAGACCACAGGTATACTTTACTATCCAGAAAATTATGAAGAGGGAAAAAGCTATCCTTTAATGCTTTCTATTCATGGTGGACCAGCAGCTGCAGACTTAGATTTATGGAGTGAACGTTGGAGTACGTACCCAAACTTACTATCTCAAAAAGGAATGTTCATTCTAAAACCTAATTATCATGGTTCTGGAAATCACGGCTTATCTTATGTAGAAAGTATAAAGGGTAATTACTACGAACCAGAAATGGAAGATATTACCAAAGCTATTGATATTTTAGTAAACAAAGGAATGGTAGATAGAAATCAACTCGGTACAATGGGTTGGTCCAATGGTGCAATTATTACAACTATGTTAACCGTTCGCTACCCTAATATGTTTAAAGTTGCAGCACCAGGAGCTGGTGATGTTAACTGGACATCGGACTTTGGGACTTGTAGTTTTGGAGTTAGTTTTGATAGACAATATTTTGGTGGTAATCCTTGGGACGATGTAAATGGTAAATTCTATAATGAAAACTACATTATTAAATCGCCATTATTCGAAATTGAAAAAATAAAAACACCAACTATTATTTTTCATGGTAGTGAAGATCGCGCTGTTCCAAGAGATCAAGGTTGGGAGTATTTTAGAGGCTTACAACAATCAGGAAATACACCAGTACGTTTTTTATGGTTTCCAGGACAACCTCATGGTTTAGGAAAAATTACACATCAATTACGTAAAATGAAAGAGGAAATACAATGGATTGATACATATCTTTTTAATAAACCTTCTACCGAAAATGAGGCCTTTAAAGCAAGTAGTCCTCTAGCTGAGTTACTTAAAATTCAAAAAGCTAAAAGTGTTGATGGCTTATTTGGCGAAATAAAAAATGGCATCTTAATTCCTGAAACCTTGCTCATTAAAAAAGATTCTACATCAATTGGTCGTTTTGAAGTAACCAATGCGCAGTTTAAAGCGTTTAAACCAAGTTTTAGTTATGAAGCTGGTATTGATAATTATCCAGCGGAAGTAAGCATGCAAGACGCAAAAGACTATGTTAAATGGTTATCTAGTAAAACAGGTGAAACGTATCGATTACCAAATGCAAACGAAGCTAAAAATTTGCATAAACAAGCACATAAAATTGGAGCAAAAGAACTCACTTTAAATTATTGGGCTGGTTACTCCATTACAAAGGCAGAAGTGCCTATGCTAAATGAAAAACTTAAAGAACTAAATACTATTTTATATAAAAAAGTAGGTAAAAAGAAATCTACCAAAATTGGTGAAGCCGAAGTGTATGATTTAGGTGGAAACATTGCTGAGTACTATGACGGAGGTGTATATGGCTATAGTGCGTATGATTTTTATGACGCAAATGATGATAGTATGATAAATAGCAAGCATGTTGGAATTCGTGTGATTAAAGATTAG
- a CDS encoding carboxypeptidase-like regulatory domain-containing protein, which yields MQTFFYLKASVFFLAFFFFGNSVGANNLFQESKNDLSSVPIKTVNKYDLIAQIREQIIGSVTDAKTNKAIAYCNIGVEGFQIGTSSNELGEFVLEVDSLPVTIVFSHLNYEEKVVEVTNTSNLTIQLTPLVNSLNEVVLSANRKSNYPYELALEAFSKTRKLTDKSNYGQAFYRQKSKNGDEYTEFSEIIYDTEYTVDGINDWEILEGRYALKREKINNSNFTLLSRILKAIQPDTDDIIFPLSYEVKEYYDVKIVDMLSSGDEDIAVLEFKPLPEVKTPAFEGEAYINTKTYEVLKISGTVMNDRLDFIKFREKRTYTKNYTLSYEMAFKKSSKDDLLIDYIKVDHSFDYYKGDSLVTHVSSTSNLTYFEHYDTDSPRRFRKSFKDSKSDWETLNKIGYNEKFWKDNPIVKRTPVEDEVIASFEKDNAFESIFLNTKEQIAFMQSNLVGDVFIESLDSQLRNYNNNNPVEKVFLHTDKDVYFPGEMIWYNAYAVLGAYHHFSTGSMQIQVDLIDEHNVIVESKNHKLIEGQGEGNIIIPVELPEGTYQLRAYTNWMRNFDNAFFFTKTIQLLNAKKTTRRPLNTDDKIDLQFFPEGGQAVNGLNGKISFKAIGSDGYSREVKGIIKNSKGETVVPINTLYQGMGFFTLNPQPNETYTAILDNGSIYKLPEAQNEGYSMLIDNLDTNNIKVKVQASNTLRSKPFYIIGTINNEKYYQGKFVFNAQSLLDFEIPKNKLPSGVMTLTLFDEQMRPWSERPVFVNNKEELIIETKLENSSFEKREKIELKVNVKDVYGTPLSTNFSIAITDVDKVYKNKFDTNILTYFLLESNLKGHIENPGYFFSDSKRSTRAKLDLVMSTHGWRKFNWHEMDNITFSSPKEFLFKKGYSVSGNATNMEDVPLMNRELKMIAKSKSSQLMDLYVTKTDEEGNFKIQNVTNAGDVELTFNAYQSDGDPIQTKVVLIDNNDNHNLPKPNFKSKYKDMQGDVLDNYNKKASTFFMYEDVEKLDEVLVTAKKKSVSELTKYSESLYGVKPDHTIINEDKTAGNILYHLGNIPGVSVDLSFNWVNFRGNQYGPLWIVDGMRLDGEIDPRFGRLERDEVEDSKTKRLYYDKPKTNNVPLMVQNLDFSNVERIEILKRGSQTAIYGPVGRYGVIIVYTKTGRPKVDKVFSSKHTIQGYSKLKEFYSPKYNVELESHKNPDNRTTLYWNPSVKTDKNGNVTIIFYNSDSAKAIEVDIQVLSQYGIPGVYLNTFKKQ from the coding sequence TTGCAAACGTTTTTTTATTTAAAAGCCAGCGTTTTCTTTCTTGCATTTTTTTTCTTTGGAAATAGTGTTGGAGCAAACAATTTGTTTCAAGAGAGTAAAAATGATTTAAGTTCTGTGCCAATTAAAACTGTTAATAAATATGATTTAATTGCTCAGATTAGAGAGCAAATTATAGGTAGTGTTACTGATGCAAAAACCAACAAAGCCATAGCATATTGTAATATTGGAGTGGAAGGTTTCCAAATAGGAACTTCAAGTAACGAACTGGGAGAATTTGTTTTAGAGGTAGATTCGTTACCTGTTACCATCGTTTTTTCTCATTTAAACTATGAAGAGAAAGTAGTGGAAGTCACAAACACAAGTAATCTAACCATTCAATTAACACCTTTGGTAAATAGCTTGAATGAAGTTGTTCTTTCAGCAAATAGAAAAAGTAATTACCCTTATGAATTAGCTTTAGAAGCATTTTCGAAGACGAGAAAATTAACAGATAAAAGCAATTATGGTCAAGCGTTTTATAGACAAAAATCAAAAAACGGTGACGAATACACAGAGTTTTCAGAGATTATTTATGATACAGAATATACTGTTGATGGTATAAACGATTGGGAAATTTTAGAAGGTAGATATGCCTTAAAACGAGAAAAAATTAATAATAGCAATTTTACGCTTCTCTCTCGTATTCTAAAGGCGATACAGCCAGATACTGATGATATCATTTTTCCATTAAGTTATGAAGTTAAAGAGTATTATGATGTAAAAATTGTGGATATGTTATCCTCCGGAGATGAAGATATAGCCGTGTTGGAATTTAAGCCCTTGCCAGAAGTGAAAACACCAGCTTTTGAAGGGGAAGCTTACATAAATACCAAGACATATGAAGTATTAAAAATTAGTGGTACTGTAATGAATGATCGGTTAGATTTTATAAAATTCAGAGAAAAAAGAACTTATACAAAAAACTACACATTATCTTACGAAATGGCTTTTAAAAAGAGCTCAAAAGATGATTTGTTAATTGATTATATAAAAGTAGATCACTCTTTTGATTATTATAAGGGGGATAGCCTTGTAACTCATGTTTCGTCAACTTCAAATTTGACGTATTTTGAACACTATGATACTGATAGCCCAAGACGGTTTAGAAAAAGTTTCAAGGATTCAAAAAGTGATTGGGAAACACTAAATAAAATAGGTTATAATGAGAAGTTTTGGAAAGATAACCCAATAGTAAAGCGAACTCCAGTTGAAGATGAGGTTATTGCCTCTTTTGAAAAAGATAATGCGTTTGAATCTATATTTCTTAATACTAAAGAGCAAATTGCATTTATGCAAAGTAATTTGGTAGGTGATGTATTTATTGAGAGTTTGGATTCTCAACTTAGAAATTATAATAATAATAATCCAGTAGAGAAGGTATTTCTTCATACAGATAAAGACGTCTATTTTCCAGGAGAAATGATTTGGTACAATGCTTATGCTGTATTAGGTGCGTATCATCATTTTTCAACTGGAAGTATGCAAATACAAGTAGATTTAATAGATGAACACAATGTCATTGTTGAATCAAAAAATCATAAGTTAATTGAAGGTCAAGGAGAAGGAAATATTATTATCCCTGTTGAGTTGCCTGAAGGAACTTACCAATTAAGAGCTTATACCAATTGGATGCGAAATTTTGATAATGCGTTCTTTTTTACAAAAACAATTCAACTTTTAAATGCCAAAAAAACTACTAGAAGACCATTAAATACTGATGATAAAATTGATTTGCAATTTTTCCCAGAAGGTGGCCAAGCAGTGAATGGGTTAAATGGAAAAATATCATTTAAGGCAATAGGCAGTGATGGGTATTCAAGGGAAGTTAAAGGCATTATAAAAAATTCTAAAGGAGAAACCGTTGTACCTATAAATACTTTATATCAAGGAATGGGATTTTTTACTTTAAATCCTCAGCCTAATGAAACCTATACGGCCATATTAGATAATGGTTCTATATATAAACTTCCAGAAGCACAAAATGAAGGATATTCAATGTTAATTGATAACCTAGATACCAATAATATTAAGGTAAAAGTTCAAGCAAGTAATACACTTAGATCAAAGCCATTCTACATTATTGGAACTATAAATAATGAGAAGTATTATCAAGGCAAATTTGTTTTTAATGCTCAGTCTTTACTTGATTTTGAAATTCCAAAAAACAAGCTTCCAAGTGGTGTGATGACCCTTACACTTTTTGATGAACAAATGCGACCATGGTCTGAGCGTCCAGTTTTTGTTAATAATAAGGAAGAACTAATAATAGAAACAAAACTAGAAAATTCTAGCTTTGAAAAAAGAGAGAAAATTGAATTAAAAGTAAATGTGAAAGATGTTTACGGTACACCATTATCTACAAATTTTTCAATTGCTATTACTGATGTAGACAAAGTATATAAAAACAAATTTGACACAAATATTTTAACATACTTTTTATTAGAATCTAATTTGAAAGGACATATTGAAAACCCAGGGTATTTTTTTAGTGATAGTAAGAGATCTACGAGAGCTAAGCTCGATTTAGTTATGTCAACTCATGGATGGCGCAAATTTAACTGGCACGAAATGGATAATATAACTTTTAGCTCACCTAAAGAGTTTCTATTCAAGAAGGGTTATTCAGTTTCAGGCAATGCTACCAATATGGAGGATGTTCCTTTGATGAATAGAGAGTTGAAAATGATTGCCAAATCTAAATCTAGTCAGTTAATGGATTTATATGTTACAAAAACAGATGAAGAAGGTAATTTTAAAATCCAAAATGTTACTAATGCTGGAGATGTTGAATTGACGTTTAACGCTTACCAATCTGACGGTGACCCTATACAAACTAAAGTTGTCTTAATAGATAATAATGATAATCATAATTTACCAAAACCAAACTTTAAGAGTAAATATAAAGATATGCAAGGTGATGTTTTAGATAACTACAACAAAAAAGCGTCTACTTTTTTTATGTATGAAGATGTTGAGAAACTAGATGAAGTATTAGTTACTGCTAAAAAAAAATCAGTTAGCGAGCTTACTAAATATTCAGAGTCATTATATGGGGTGAAACCAGATCATACAATAATAAATGAAGATAAAACGGCTGGTAATATACTATATCACTTAGGTAATATTCCGGGGGTTTCTGTCGATTTATCTTTCAACTGGGTTAATTTTAGAGGGAATCAATATGGACCATTGTGGATTGTAGATGGTATGAGGTTAGATGGTGAGATAGACCCTAGATTTGGTCGGCTAGAAAGAGACGAAGTAGAAGACTCTAAAACGAAAAGACTTTATTATGACAAACCCAAGACTAATAATGTGCCACTAATGGTTCAAAACCTTGATTTTTCAAATGTAGAAAGAATTGAAATTTTAAAACGTGGCTCTCAAACAGCTATTTATGGACCAGTTGGAAGATATGGTGTTATTATTGTGTATACAAAAACCGGAAGACCTAAGGTTGATAAAGTATTTTCGTCTAAACATACTATTCAAGGGTATTCTAAACTTAAAGAATTTTATTCGCCTAAATACAATGTAGAATTAGAATCGCATAAAAATCCAGATAATAGAACAACACTTTATTGGAATCCTTCAGTAAAAACAGATAAAAATGGTAATGTTACTATTATTTTCTATAATTCAGATAGTGCTAAAGCTATTGAAGTAGATATTCAAGTATTGTCACAATATGGAATTCCAGGAGTTTATTTAAATACGTTTAAAAAACAATAG
- a CDS encoding PDZ domain-containing protein: MKHIIKVFILLFSISAFTQSTRLLRQPDINDSQITFCYGSDIWIANINGTNVKRLTSTAAVEQNPYFSPDGKWVAFTSNRFGSNAVYVVSVEGGDATRLTWHPSGAQVRGWTNDGKHILYASSRDTAPSGFDRLWTVSLKGGPSTLVTSQWSTSGAYSEDGKHMIIDRMSRWDEEWRAYRGGQNTPLVILNLNNSQETLLPNNKTTDIKPIWIGDNIYFLSDRDYVANIWSFNTKTSNLNQVTTYKGSDIKSLSGHNNTLVFERDGYLHTLDLSSNTTKQLNINVVGDFPWAATKWENVSRSARSVSLSPTGKRAIMESRGEIFTVPIENGDSRNITESSGVADRTPIWSPKGNEVAWFSDKSGKGYELLIANQDGMSTPRSISIGESKLGWEPTWSPDGKHIAFTDDDVRIRIVNVPDGTIKTIDVGGNNLERGRLGLTWSPDSQWLAYSKAGSNNFRQIMLWSLNSGKIQTITNPFADSFSPAWDDDKKHLYFLASTDVALGSGWANTSAMTANPEYAAYVINLQNGDASPFKPKSDEEEAEKKDDKKIDDKTKADEKKEDASMKIDFENISRRTLALDIPVRNYSKITAGPKGSIFIMERVPNGRGLTVQKYKLDDNKAEEFMTGVGQFTMSSDRKKILASAMGGWQIVDASASSGKGKSVKVDLQMNLNKSSEWKQMFEEAWRYERDYFYDPNMHGRDWNEVYKRYAPLVPYIKHRADLTYILDQVNGELSVGHSFVFGGDYPDVDNSKVGLLGADLYAKNNRWQITRIYTTESWNPGLSSPLDQPGLNIKEGHYIVGINGKPLTANDNPFQLLDGTLNMQTTLHINDKPEFNGAWKEVVEPIRSENGLRQRAWVEDNRRLVDKLSNGRLAYVWVPNTSGAGFVSFNRYYFAQQDKEGAIIDERFNGGGLLDDYMVDLMTRTLRAGLTNEVPNGKAMRLPAGILGPKVLLINELSGSGGDFFPWVFRQQNVGPLIGATTWGGLVKSSTHYRLIDGGALTAPDNAVFDPINNKWVAENEGVAPDIAVRQDAIALSKGKDPQLERAVKEVLEMLKTQGSKKAVPPPYSTPAKSNKN; the protein is encoded by the coding sequence ATGAAACACATAATCAAGGTCTTTATTCTTCTATTTAGCATATCAGCTTTTACTCAAAGCACTAGGCTTTTGCGTCAACCAGATATTAATGATTCGCAAATTACATTCTGTTACGGAAGCGATATTTGGATAGCAAATATCAATGGGACAAACGTAAAAAGATTAACTAGTACAGCTGCTGTAGAACAGAATCCATATTTTTCACCTGATGGAAAATGGGTAGCCTTTACTTCAAATCGTTTTGGGTCTAATGCTGTTTATGTTGTTTCCGTTGAAGGTGGAGATGCTACTCGACTCACTTGGCATCCAAGTGGTGCTCAAGTTCGTGGTTGGACAAATGATGGAAAACATATATTATATGCATCAAGTCGCGATACTGCACCTAGCGGTTTTGATAGATTATGGACAGTTTCTCTAAAAGGTGGCCCTTCAACATTAGTCACCTCTCAATGGAGTACAAGCGGAGCATATTCAGAAGATGGAAAACATATGATTATTGATAGAATGAGTCGCTGGGATGAAGAATGGAGAGCATACAGAGGTGGTCAAAACACGCCATTGGTTATTTTAAATCTTAATAACTCTCAAGAAACCTTACTTCCAAATAACAAAACAACAGATATAAAGCCTATTTGGATTGGGGACAATATTTACTTCCTTTCCGATAGAGATTATGTTGCAAATATTTGGTCTTTCAACACTAAGACTTCTAATTTAAATCAAGTCACAACATATAAAGGGTCAGATATTAAATCCTTATCTGGTCACAATAATACACTTGTATTTGAACGTGATGGATACTTACATACATTAGATCTTAGCTCAAATACAACTAAACAACTAAACATCAATGTTGTTGGCGATTTCCCTTGGGCAGCTACTAAATGGGAAAATGTAAGCAGATCTGCTCGTTCTGTGTCGTTATCCCCAACTGGAAAACGTGCTATTATGGAATCGAGAGGTGAAATTTTTACAGTCCCAATTGAAAATGGAGATTCTAGAAATATAACAGAAAGTTCTGGTGTCGCAGACAGAACACCTATTTGGTCTCCAAAAGGAAATGAGGTCGCTTGGTTTTCAGACAAGAGTGGTAAAGGATATGAATTGTTAATTGCTAATCAAGATGGTATGTCAACACCACGAAGTATCTCAATTGGTGAATCAAAATTAGGTTGGGAACCAACATGGTCTCCTGACGGTAAACACATTGCTTTTACAGATGATGATGTAAGAATTAGAATTGTTAACGTTCCTGATGGCACTATAAAAACCATTGATGTTGGTGGTAATAATTTGGAACGTGGTCGTTTAGGTTTAACTTGGTCACCAGACTCTCAATGGTTGGCTTACTCCAAAGCTGGTTCAAATAATTTTAGACAAATCATGCTTTGGTCTTTAAATTCAGGTAAAATTCAAACTATTACTAATCCTTTTGCCGATTCTTTTTCACCAGCTTGGGATGACGATAAAAAGCATCTTTACTTTTTAGCAAGTACTGACGTGGCATTAGGTTCTGGTTGGGCAAATACAAGTGCTATGACGGCCAATCCGGAATATGCTGCTTATGTAATTAACTTACAAAATGGTGATGCTTCACCATTCAAACCAAAAAGCGATGAAGAAGAAGCTGAAAAGAAAGATGATAAAAAAATCGATGACAAAACAAAAGCTGATGAAAAGAAAGAAGACGCTTCAATGAAAATTGATTTTGAAAATATTTCAAGACGAACTCTAGCACTAGACATACCTGTTCGTAACTATTCTAAAATAACAGCTGGTCCAAAAGGCTCTATTTTTATCATGGAGCGTGTGCCAAATGGCAGAGGATTAACGGTCCAAAAATACAAGCTCGACGATAATAAAGCGGAAGAGTTTATGACTGGTGTTGGACAATTTACTATGTCGTCTGATAGAAAAAAGATTTTAGCAAGTGCAATGGGAGGATGGCAAATTGTAGACGCATCTGCATCATCAGGTAAAGGGAAAAGCGTGAAAGTTGACCTTCAAATGAATCTAAACAAATCCTCTGAATGGAAGCAAATGTTTGAAGAAGCATGGCGTTATGAGCGTGATTATTTTTACGATCCAAATATGCATGGTCGTGATTGGAATGAAGTTTATAAACGTTATGCTCCTTTAGTACCTTACATAAAACATAGAGCAGATTTAACTTATATTCTAGATCAAGTAAATGGCGAGTTATCTGTTGGGCATAGCTTTGTGTTTGGTGGTGATTACCCAGATGTTGACAATTCAAAAGTTGGACTTTTAGGAGCAGATTTATATGCAAAAAATAACCGTTGGCAAATCACTCGCATTTATACGACTGAGAGTTGGAATCCTGGGTTAAGTAGTCCTTTAGACCAACCAGGATTAAACATAAAAGAAGGTCATTATATTGTAGGTATAAATGGAAAACCATTAACTGCAAATGACAATCCATTTCAATTATTAGATGGTACGTTAAATATGCAAACAACTTTGCATATTAATGATAAACCTGAATTTAATGGTGCATGGAAAGAAGTTGTTGAACCAATAAGAAGCGAAAATGGCCTACGACAACGTGCTTGGGTTGAAGATAATAGACGATTAGTTGACAAGCTTTCAAATGGTCGTTTAGCTTACGTTTGGGTACCTAATACAAGCGGCGCTGGTTTTGTATCATTTAACCGTTATTACTTTGCACAACAAGACAAAGAAGGTGCGATTATTGACGAACGATTTAATGGTGGTGGTTTACTTGATGACTATATGGTAGATTTAATGACAAGAACACTAAGAGCTGGATTAACTAATGAAGTTCCGAATGGTAAAGCTATGCGACTTCCAGCAGGAATTTTAGGTCCAAAAGTATTACTTATTAATGAGCTTTCTGGTTCAGGAGGCGATTTCTTTCCTTGGGTATTTAGACAACAAAACGTTGGTCCATTAATTGGTGCTACAACTTGGGGAGGATTAGTGAAATCATCAACACATTATCGTTTAATTGATGGAGGTGCATTAACAGCTCCTGACAATGCGGTTTTTGATCCAATAAATAATAAATGGGTCGCCGAAAATGAAGGGGTTGCTCCAGATATTGCTGTAAGGCAAGATGCCATAGCATTATCAAAAGGTAAAGACCCTCAATTAGAACGTGCTGTTAAAGAAGTTCTTGAAATGCTTAAAACTCAAGGTAGTAAAAAAGCAGTACCTCCTCCTTATTCTACACCAGCAAAATCAAATAAAAATTAG